A genomic segment from Brevundimonas mediterranea encodes:
- a CDS encoding NUDIX domain-containing protein, with protein sequence MSKVIRRSPIIKGWSSLDEIVVRHPDESTWRRTVEHHGVSSAVLPYDEDRKTCILVSMPRPAVLLAEQGAHLLELPAGMVDDEESYEAAARREALEEAGLQLGELELVVKLWTMPGLSTERVAIFLAPYATQDRIAAGGGIEEENEQIVVHELTLSFLGRLAVSGTLEDGKTLIAAQALMLKRPELFK encoded by the coding sequence ATGAGCAAAGTCATCCGGCGCAGTCCGATCATCAAAGGCTGGAGCAGCCTGGACGAAATCGTCGTACGACATCCGGACGAAAGCACTTGGCGGCGCACTGTCGAACACCACGGTGTGTCTTCTGCAGTCTTGCCATACGACGAGGACAGAAAGACCTGCATTCTTGTATCGATGCCTCGCCCGGCCGTTCTCTTGGCAGAACAGGGAGCGCATCTTCTGGAATTGCCCGCAGGCATGGTTGATGATGAAGAGTCATATGAAGCCGCAGCACGAAGAGAAGCACTTGAGGAAGCTGGCCTTCAGCTCGGCGAACTCGAGTTGGTAGTCAAACTATGGACCATGCCCGGCCTGTCCACAGAGCGGGTCGCCATCTTCCTCGCCCCTTACGCGACACAGGATCGCATAGCCGCAGGCGGAGGCATCGAGGAAGAGAATGAACAGATAGTCGTTCACGAATTGACGTTGAGTTTTTTAGGTCGCCTCGCAGTTTCTGGCACGTTGGAAGATGGAAAAACCCTGATTGCCGCTCAAGCCCTCATGCTGAAGCGTCCAGAGCTGTTCAAATAA
- the rfbF gene encoding glucose-1-phosphate cytidylyltransferase — MTKAVILAGGLGTRLAEETGTRPKPMVEIGGMPVLWHIMKMYSAHGITEFVICLGYKGYVIKEYFNNYFLHRSDVTIDLKNNSREVHNAAAEPWKITLVDTGELTMTGGRIKRILPYVAGDDYFCMTYGDGVGDVDIAAGIEAHEKSDRLATVTGAQPPGRFGSLELEGDMVRGFREKPAGDGGWINCGFFVLSPKVGDYIENDTTAVWEQGAMEGLARDGQLGVVLHEGFWQPMDTVRDKSRLEELWASGAAPWKQW; from the coding sequence ATGACCAAAGCGGTAATTCTTGCCGGCGGCTTAGGCACGCGCCTCGCAGAAGAGACTGGCACACGCCCCAAACCGATGGTCGAGATCGGGGGAATGCCTGTCCTGTGGCACATCATGAAGATGTACAGTGCCCACGGAATCACGGAGTTCGTTATCTGCCTTGGCTACAAAGGCTATGTGATCAAGGAGTATTTTAACAACTATTTCCTGCACCGGTCTGACGTAACAATCGATTTAAAGAATAATTCGAGGGAGGTGCACAACGCCGCAGCAGAGCCTTGGAAAATTACTTTGGTTGATACCGGCGAACTGACGATGACCGGCGGCCGCATCAAACGCATCCTGCCCTATGTCGCAGGTGATGATTATTTCTGCATGACCTATGGCGATGGCGTCGGCGATGTCGATATCGCCGCTGGGATCGAAGCTCACGAAAAGTCCGACCGACTGGCCACCGTGACCGGCGCACAACCGCCAGGCCGTTTTGGTTCCCTGGAACTGGAAGGCGATATGGTGCGCGGTTTCCGTGAAAAGCCGGCCGGCGACGGTGGCTGGATCAACTGCGGCTTCTTCGTGCTGTCGCCGAAAGTCGGCGACTACATCGAAAACGACACGACAGCGGTTTGGGAACAGGGCGCCATGGAAGGCCTCGCCCGCGACGGTCAGCTGGGCGTCGTTCTGCACGAGGGGTTCTGGCAGCCCATGGACACGGTTCGGGACAAGTCGCGCTTGGAAGAACTGTGGGCTTCGGGCGCCGCGCCTTGGAAACAGTGGTAG